The following coding sequences lie in one Thermococcus sp. genomic window:
- a CDS encoding MoxR family ATPase, with amino-acid sequence MEVGELALLSSLIVDAISEVYIGNRDVVEKTLAAALVNGNVLFEDHPGLGKTLLAKAFSRVLGLDYRRIQFTPDLLPADIVGTKVWRQNTGTFELVRGPVFTNVLLADEINRAPPKTQSALLEAMEERQVTIEGETLKLERPFFVMATQNPIEYEGTYPLPEAQLDRFLLRLSVGYPKTLEDEVAILEARLRWKKDDPTVDLKPVIDRETFLEMQRTVEESVYVSRPVLRYIAELVRNVRADGRVEAGPSPRGALALLKVAKASAAMDGRDFVIPDDVKKFAFETLSHRVVIKAEYSFEGVTGREVVEKALQATHVPKESEE; translated from the coding sequence ATGGAAGTTGGAGAGCTTGCCTTGCTCTCATCTCTCATCGTTGATGCTATTTCCGAGGTTTACATCGGAAACAGAGACGTCGTGGAGAAGACCCTCGCAGCGGCCCTCGTCAACGGCAACGTCCTCTTTGAGGATCACCCCGGTCTCGGAAAGACCCTCCTAGCAAAGGCCTTTTCCAGGGTTCTCGGCCTCGACTACAGGAGAATACAGTTCACTCCCGACCTTCTCCCAGCGGATATAGTTGGAACCAAGGTGTGGCGCCAGAACACCGGAACCTTCGAGCTTGTCAGGGGACCTGTCTTTACAAACGTTCTCTTAGCCGATGAGATAAACCGCGCCCCGCCGAAGACCCAGTCGGCTCTGCTCGAGGCGATGGAGGAACGGCAGGTGACCATAGAGGGCGAGACCCTCAAGCTTGAGAGGCCCTTCTTCGTGATGGCCACCCAGAACCCGATAGAGTACGAGGGAACTTATCCACTCCCGGAGGCCCAGCTTGACCGTTTCCTCCTCCGCCTGAGCGTTGGCTATCCGAAGACCCTTGAGGACGAGGTTGCCATACTTGAGGCCAGGCTCAGGTGGAAGAAGGATGACCCCACGGTCGACTTAAAGCCGGTTATAGACAGGGAAACGTTCCTTGAGATGCAGAGAACCGTCGAAGAGTCGGTCTACGTCAGCAGGCCGGTTTTGAGGTACATAGCCGAGCTCGTCAGGAACGTGAGGGCTGATGGAAGAGTTGAGGCAGGCCCGAGTCCCAGGGGAGCACTGGCCCTCCTGAAGGTCGCCAAGGCGAGCGCCGCCATGGACGGAAGGGACTTTGTTATACCGGACGACGTTAAGAAGTTCGCCTTCGAGACCCTCTCCCACAGAGTGGTCATAAAGGCGGAGTACTCCTTTGAGGGCGTCACCGGAAGGGAGGTCGTTGAGAAGGCCCTCCAGGCGACACACGTTCCTAAAGAGAGTGAGGAGTAA
- a CDS encoding Ig-like domain-containing protein, with amino-acid sequence MDRVRVAILVFLLSALMVISLSFTYIPKKGLNLSGIKEELSSEANPQKGMKSTVDVDNLREQKVGKVPPDTDFTFKPTTEKASCPVVIRPTDPFLVCVDTPAKGIPIKEGSYWDMLVKYKGLYYVPLEGHRLIKGINDHAYLRTDKPLVLSYPGGEFSIWVNSFFPGRLVPVNSKYLVVSNISQPYVMYHWRITYEIDKNAPPGYYPLFFLLNSSNGTIANALLTWVEVLPKAIVGVTSMPSQLSGNGTLKMTVSGTVTYFNGSPVKGGTITITINRTKSEKGIVVGKGNVVNGTFNVGCSIPSDAVGKYSVVAHYRGPYAYPGNSDPEVVIKRRPSIDANVTVSDNLTFVRGLVHYGASPLNGTIVVLAQRGKKVLKIRQNLKNGTFSVRLDGKVDEIEVIYGGSGFYLPTQKVVYKKKGLLPESFHVNLRLGDSAVLILLPISLLAVVGAGFLVARKGNGVPTENAVEAEGVNHSREVSLARRVFLPGEEVEFPAPPECDVLLDGKTVEGSLRLSTPGKHLLEICGRVFEIYILPPKEAIIKLYELQFLPFARSAVYVDNRTPYEIAGAFGSTDFFRDAMQVAKIFTLARYSLRDIGKGDFWEMVEAMERMGVFE; translated from the coding sequence ATGGACAGGGTTAGGGTTGCAATCCTGGTTTTTCTCCTCTCCGCCCTGATGGTCATTTCCCTGAGCTTCACTTACATCCCCAAGAAGGGGTTAAACCTTAGTGGGATTAAGGAGGAACTATCCTCCGAAGCCAATCCGCAGAAGGGCATGAAAAGCACAGTCGATGTAGATAATCTGAGAGAACAGAAGGTAGGTAAGGTTCCCCCTGATACTGACTTTACTTTCAAGCCTACGACTGAGAAAGCCTCCTGTCCAGTGGTAATACGTCCCACGGATCCCTTCTTAGTGTGCGTTGACACCCCTGCAAAGGGCATTCCCATTAAGGAGGGTTCCTACTGGGACATGCTGGTTAAGTACAAGGGCCTCTATTACGTGCCCCTTGAAGGACACAGACTCATCAAGGGAATCAATGACCATGCATACCTCCGTACTGATAAGCCCCTTGTGCTTTCCTATCCAGGTGGCGAGTTCTCGATATGGGTCAACTCCTTCTTTCCGGGTCGCCTCGTTCCCGTTAACTCCAAGTACCTCGTCGTTTCTAACATCTCTCAGCCCTACGTTATGTATCACTGGAGAATCACCTACGAAATTGATAAAAACGCACCCCCTGGCTATTATCCGCTCTTCTTCCTCCTCAACTCGAGCAACGGGACGATTGCCAACGCGCTCCTAACCTGGGTAGAGGTTCTCCCAAAGGCCATCGTGGGGGTAACCTCCATGCCATCACAGCTTTCTGGCAACGGAACACTGAAAATGACCGTTAGTGGAACGGTTACCTATTTTAATGGCTCTCCCGTTAAGGGTGGCACGATTACAATAACAATAAACCGGACAAAGAGCGAGAAGGGCATTGTTGTCGGGAAAGGAAACGTTGTCAACGGAACCTTCAACGTCGGTTGCTCAATCCCATCCGATGCCGTTGGGAAGTACTCGGTGGTGGCCCACTATAGAGGCCCCTACGCTTATCCCGGGAACAGCGACCCCGAAGTTGTTATAAAACGCCGTCCCTCCATTGATGCGAACGTTACGGTGTCAGATAACTTGACATTCGTAAGGGGGCTGGTTCACTACGGCGCTTCACCTCTGAACGGCACCATCGTCGTGCTTGCCCAGCGGGGAAAGAAGGTTTTAAAAATCCGGCAAAATCTGAAGAACGGAACCTTCTCGGTCAGGCTCGACGGAAAGGTGGATGAGATCGAGGTAATCTACGGCGGAAGTGGCTTCTACCTCCCAACCCAGAAGGTCGTCTACAAAAAGAAGGGCTTACTGCCTGAGAGCTTTCATGTTAACCTTCGTTTAGGAGATTCTGCAGTTCTTATCCTCCTCCCCATCTCTCTCCTGGCCGTTGTCGGGGCGGGCTTTCTCGTTGCCAGGAAAGGAAATGGAGTCCCCACAGAAAATGCTGTGGAGGCTGAGGGAGTCAATCACTCTAGGGAGGTTTCCCTCGCAAGGAGGGTCTTTCTGCCCGGGGAGGAAGTGGAGTTTCCTGCACCACCTGAGTGCGATGTCCTGCTGGACGGAAAGACCGTGGAGGGGTCGCTGAGGTTATCTACACCCGGGAAACACCTCCTTGAAATCTGTGGGAGGGTCTTTGAAATCTACATCTTACCACCGAAAGAGGCCATAATCAAGCTCTACGAACTGCAATTCCTTCCCTTTGCCCGGTCCGCTGTCTACGTCGACAACAGGACTCCCTACGAGATTGCCGGGGCCTTTGGCTCGACCGATTTCTTCAGAGATGCCATGCAAGTGGCCAAGATTTTCACCCTGGCCAGATACTCCCTCAGGGACATTGGGAAGGGGGATTTTTGGGAGATGGTTGAGGCAATG
- the tsaA gene encoding tRNA (N6-threonylcarbamoyladenosine(37)-N6)-methyltransferase TrmO, giving the protein MNFKPFKIVPVGYLRKNEELQETFVEILPEFWKATEGLREGDWVKLVLWFHGSDTPPKRRVLKVHPYGNPKNPLTGVFATRSPYRPNPVALYTVRIHRIEGNRLYIDWIDAMDGTPVVDIKIFVERYDCPKEIPIEEGEAHIRGSRMIGEVNVIPRKSEHLDELEEVSPEEYDAVILEIGPKTTTLTAGELVELIDTLQEVYENLPVEIRDRLRRREGRSP; this is encoded by the coding sequence GTGAACTTCAAACCCTTCAAAATCGTCCCGGTTGGATACCTCCGGAAGAACGAGGAACTTCAGGAGACCTTCGTAGAAATCCTCCCAGAGTTTTGGAAGGCGACGGAAGGCCTCCGCGAGGGGGACTGGGTAAAGCTCGTCCTCTGGTTCCACGGGAGCGATACGCCCCCTAAGAGGAGAGTCCTCAAAGTGCACCCCTACGGCAACCCGAAGAATCCACTGACAGGAGTTTTCGCGACTCGCTCACCCTACAGACCGAACCCGGTAGCGCTCTACACCGTCAGAATTCATCGCATTGAAGGGAACCGTCTTTACATCGACTGGATAGATGCCATGGACGGGACTCCTGTGGTGGACATCAAAATCTTCGTCGAGCGCTACGACTGCCCCAAGGAGATTCCGATCGAGGAGGGGGAAGCCCACATCAGGGGGAGCAGGATGATAGGCGAGGTGAACGTCATCCCGAGGAAGAGCGAGCACCTTGACGAGCTTGAGGAGGTTTCACCGGAAGAATACGACGCGGTGATCCTCGAAATCGGGCCGAAGACAACGACGCTGACGGCGGGGGAGCTTGTCGAGCTGATTGACACCCTCCAGGAGGTATACGAGAACCTGCCCGTGGAGATAAGGGACAGGCTCAGAAGACGTGAAGGGCGCTCGCCTTGA